Proteins encoded by one window of Arachis hypogaea cultivar Tifrunner chromosome 1, arahy.Tifrunner.gnm2.J5K5, whole genome shotgun sequence:
- the LOC112704605 gene encoding uncharacterized protein, translating into MRGSCLKNLFLYHLTVITRTPSTSFLIPSPSSPFPAPNYATVTKTLEKQSFTVNYLVNNCGFLPDSALRASKYVLLKSPEKPDSVIALFRSFGFSDLQIHNVIRRSPKVLASKPTETILPKLEFLISKGASKSQLACLIERNPLILKRSLEKHLIPTFDFLNNFIRSEQRTVASILRAVQILTCSRTLPNINLLVDLGVREISMSWLIRQWPCLLVFNSEVRLKSIVDEVIKMGVDPNKSNFVAALYAKFLPKSMWDKKVELYKSFGLTDDNIREAFVKHPFCMLKSVQKIEACIGFFVKELGWEPAEVTNNPVLLSLDLDKRIVPRAAVMKILISNGVIRSGRHASAYYVSEEEFFKKYVNRDKDHAPDLLTLYHEKMNLPVMDSKLMS; encoded by the coding sequence ATGCGGGGATCTTGTCTCAAAAACCTGTTCTTGTACCACCTTACAGTCATCACAAGAACCCCATCAACCTCATTTCTGATCCCTTCACCTTCTTCCCCATTCCCTGCTCCCAATTACGCTACAGTCACAAAAACCCTGGAAAAACAATCCTTTACGGTGAATTACCTCGTCAACAATTGTGGGTTCCTCCCAGATTCCGCTCTTCGTGCTTCGAAGTACGTCCTTTTAAAGAGTCCCGAGAAACCCGACTCAGTCATCGCACTCTTCAGGAGCTTCGGTTTCTCAGATTTGCAGATTCACAATGTCATTCGGAGATCCCCCAAGGTTCTCGCCAGCAAACCCACAGAGACCATCTTGCCCAAGCTCGAGTTCCTCATCTCCAAAGGTGCTTCAAAATCGCAACTTGCCTGCCTCATCGAGCGCAACCCTCTAATCTTGAAAAGAAGCTTAGAGAAACACCTGATCCCCACTTTCGATTTTTTGAACAATTTCATTCGTTCTGAACAAAGGACCGTTGCTTCTATCTTACGCGCTGTCCAAATTTTAACTTGTTCCAGGACGCTTCCAAATATTAACTTGTTGGTTGATTTAGGAGTCCGTGAGATAAGCATGTCATGGCTGATTCGCCAGTGGCCTTGCTTGCTTGTATTCAATTCTGAAGTTCGCCTTAAGAGTATTGTAGATGAAGTCATTAAAATGGGGGTTGATCCCAACAAGTCTAATTTTGTTGCTGCATTGTATGCTAAGTTTCTTCCAAAGTCCATGTGGGATAAGAAAGTTGAGTTGTACAAGAGTTTTGGATTAACTGATGACAACATTCGTGAGGCTTTTGTGAAGCACCCTTTCTGTATGCTCAAATCTGTGCAGAAAATTGAGGCCTGCATTGGATTCTTTGTCAAAGAACTCGGTTGGGAGCCTGCTGAAGTAACCAATAATCCGGTTCTTCTCTCGCTGGATTTGGACAAAAGGATTGTTCCGAGGGCTGCTGTCATGAAGATTCTTATCTCCAATGGTGTCATTAGGAGTGGCAGGCATGCTTCTGCATATTATGTTTCTGAAGAGGAGTTTTTTAAGAAGTATGTTAATCGTGACAAGGATCATGCTCCCGACTTATTGACGCTGTATCATGAGAAAATGAATCTTCCAGTAATGGATAGTAAATTGATGTCTTGA
- the LOC112760718 gene encoding transcription termination factor MTERF8, chloroplastic produces the protein MRGSCLKSLFLYHLTVITRTSSPSFLIPSPSSPFRAPNYATVTKTLEKQSFTVNYLVKNCGFLPDSALHASKDVLFKSPEKPDSVIALFRSFGFSDLQIHNVIRRSPKVLASKPKETILPKLEFLISKGASKSQLARLIELNPLILTRSLEKHLIPTFDFLNNFIRSEQRTVASIVRAGQILTCSRTLRNINFLVDLGVRETSMSWLIRQWPWLILYTSEVRLNSIIDEVIKMGVDPNKSNFVAALYAKFLPKSMWDKKVELYKSFGLTDDNIREAFVKHPFCMLKSVQKIEACIGLFVKELGWKPTEVTNNPVLLSLDLDKRVLPRAAVMKILISNGVIKSGRHVSAYYVSEGDFFKKYVNRAKDHAPDLLKLYHEKMNIAVMDSKLMS, from the coding sequence ATGCGGGGATCTTGTCTCAAAAGCCTGTTCTTGTACCATCTCACTGTCATCACAAGAACCTCATCACCCTCATTTCTGATCCCTTCACCATCTTCCCCATTCCGTGCTCCCAATTACGCCACAGTCACAAAAACCCTGGAAAAACAATCCTTTACGGTGAATTACCTCGTGAAAAATTGTGGGTTCCTCCCAGATTCCGCTCTTCATGCTTCGAAAGACGTCCTTTTTAAGAGTCCCGAGAAACCCGACTCAGTCATCGCACTCTTCAGGAGCTTCGGTTTCTCAGATTTGCAGATTCACAATGTCATTCGGAGATCACCCAAGGTTCTCGCCAGCAAACCCAAAGAGACCATCTTGCCCAAGCTCGAGTTCCTCATCTCAAAAGGTGCTTCAAAATCGCAACTTGCCCGCCTCATCGAGCTCAACCCTCTAATCTTGACAAGAAGCTTAGAGAAACACCTGATCCCCACTTTCGATTTTTTGAACAATTTCATTCGTTCTGAACAAAGGACCGTTGCTTCTATCGTACGCGCTGGCCAAATTTTAACTTGTTCTAGGACGCTTCGAAATATTAACTTCTTGGTTGATTTAGGAGTCCGTGAGACAAGCATGTCATGGCTAATTCGCCAGTGGCCTTGGTTGATTCTATACACTTCTGAAGTTCGCCTTAACAGTATAATAGATGAAGTCATTAAAATGGGGGTTGATCCCAACAAGTCTAATTTTGTTGCTGCATTGTATGCTAAGTTTCTTCCAAAGTCCATGTGGGATAAGAAAGTTGAGTTGTACAAGAGTTTTGGATTAACTGATGACAACATTCGTGAGGCTTTTGTGAAGCACCCTTTCTGTATGCTCAAATCTGTGCAGAAAATTGAGGCCTGCATTGGACTCTTTGTCAAAGAACTCGGTTGGAAGCCTACTGAAGTAACCAATAATCCGGTTCTTCTCTCGCTGGATTTGGACAAAAGGGTTCTTCCGAGGGCTGCTGTCATGAAGATTCTTATCTCCAATGGTGTCATTAAGAGTGGCAGGCATGTTTCTGCATATTATGTTTCTGAAGGGGACTTCTTTAAGAAGTATGTTAATCGTGCTAAGGATCATGCTCCCGACTTATTGAAGCTGTATCATGAGAAAATGAATATTGCAGTAATGGATAGTAAATTGATGTCTTGA
- the LOC140174849 gene encoding uncharacterized protein, translating to MDMINLASAIEHGSGRKSLSESLVQDSNFPPTNLSSLPKQFELDKEYNTDVKIDKNSGQGSFPQAADQRRNKVDYGNHGAKMNVEEKQLLLSEILNQQNQGFENIRLESDDASFLESNKFGSVSTSSLYHYYESKMAALIRKNGILEGQLAASLANKEAAEKCLASAKP from the exons ATGGACATGATAAATCTAGCATCTGCAATTGAACATGGTTCTGGTAGGAAATCTTTGTCAGAGTCCCTGGTTCAAGATTCTAATTTCCCACCTACCAATCTCTCTTCCCTTCCCAAGCAATTCGAGCTCGACAAAGAATACAATACAGATGTCAAGATTGACAAGAACTCTGGTCAAGGTTCTTTCCCTCAG GCAGCAGATCAGAGAAGAAATAAAGTTGATTATGGTAATCATGGAGCGAAGATGAATGTGGAGGAAAAACAGTTATTGCTATCTGAAATTTTAAATCAGCAAAACCAAGGATTTGAAAACATCAGACTAGAAAGCGATGATGCTTCATTTCTTGAAAGCAATAAATTCGGATCTGTGTCTACTTCAAGTTTGTACCATTACTATGAAAGTAAAATGGCGGCTCTGATAAGGAAAAATGGAATTCTAGAGGGACAACTGGCGGCTTCCCTCGCAAACAAAGAAGCCGCAGAGAAATGCTTAGCAtctgctaaaccctaa